One region of Oncorhynchus tshawytscha isolate Ot180627B unplaced genomic scaffold, Otsh_v2.0 Un_contig_10970_pilon_pilon, whole genome shotgun sequence genomic DNA includes:
- the LOC112247912 gene encoding tripartite motif-containing protein 16 isoform X2 has protein sequence MAENQELFCCSICLDLLKDPVTTACGHSYCMGCIKESWDQDDLKGVYSCPQCRQTFIPRPVLNRSTVLTEVVEKLKKTGLQAAPPPALCYAGPGDVVCDVCTGTRKQKALMSCLACLASYCETHLQPHYESPAFKKHKLVKATAQLQEKICSHHDKLLEVYCRTDQQCICLLCTMDEHKGHDTVSAAAERTEKQRQLGMSQQKVQQRFQEREKELKELQQAVESLKRSAQSAVEDSDQIFTELIRSIERRSSEVKELIRAQEKAQVSQAEGLLEQLKQEIAELRKRSTELEQLSHTEDHIHFLQSYQSLSLSLQSYQSLSSISVSSDLPSIVVRPLQSFGDVSKTVSELREKLEDFLKGEWTKISTTVDVVLPPEPKTREQLLQYSCQLTLDPNTAQKNLSLSKGNRKVTRTDQVQPYPVHPDRFTNYRQVQCREGLSGRCYWEVKRTGVVIYTAVSYKDISRTGRDGAFGYNNKSWSLLCSRGGYWFRHNNVETKVSDPQSSRVGVYLDHKAGTLSFYSVSDTMTLLHRVQTTFTQPLYPGFGLYYYNGTAELVKL, from the exons ATGGCAGAGAATCAGGAACTGTTCTGTTGCTCCATCTGTCTGGATCTACTGAAGGATCCGGTGACTACTGCCTGTGGACACAGTTACTGTATGGGCTGTATTAAAGAAAGCTGGGATCAGGATGATCTGAAAGGTGTCTACAGCTGTCCACAGTGCAGACAGACCTTTATCCCAAGGCCTGTTCTGAACAGGAGcactgtgctgactgaagtggtGGAGAAACTGAAGAAGACAGGACTCCAGGCTGctccccctcctgctctgtgCTATGCTGGACCTGGAGATGTGGTGTGTGATGTCTGCACTGGGACCAGAAAGCAGAAAGCCCTCATGTCCTGTCTGGCGTGTCTGGCCTCTTACTGTGAGACTCACCTCCAACCTCACTATGAATCTCCTGCTTTCAAGAAGCACAAGCTGGTCAAAGCCACGGCACAACTACAGGAGAAGATCTGCTCTCATCATGACAAACTGCTGGAGGTTTACTGTCGTACCGATCAGCAGTGTATCTGTCTGCTGTGTACAATGGATGAACATAAAGGCCATGATACAGTGTCAGCTGCAGCAGAGAGGACTGAGAAACAG AGGCAGCTGGGGATGAGTCAGCAGAAGGTCCAGCAGAGattccaggagagagagaaggagctgaAGGAGCTCCAACAGGCTGTGGAGTCTCTCAAG cgctCTGCACAGTCagcagtggaggacagtgatcagATCTTTACTGAGCTGATCCGCTCCATTGAGAGAAGGAGCTCTGAGGTGAAGGAGCTGATCAGAGCCCAAGAGAAGGCTCAAGTGAGTCAAGCTGAAGGACTCCTGGAGCAACTGAAGCAGGAGATAGCTGAGCTGAGGAAGAGAAGCACTGAGCTggagcagctctcacacacagaggatcacatccatttcctccag agttatcagtctctctctctctctctccagagttatcagtctctctccagtatcaGTGTATCTTCAGACTTACCCAGCATCGTTGTCCGTCCTCTTCAGTCCTTTGGAGATGTGAGTAAGACTGTgtctgaactgagagagaaactaGAAGACTTCCTTAAAGGAGAATGGACCAAGATCTCCACTACAG TGGATGTTGTACTGCCTCCAGAGCCCAAGACCAGAGAACAGTTGTTACAAT attcctgtcagctcacactggacccaaacacagcacagaaaaacctctctctgtctaaagGGAACAGAAAGGTGACACGTACAGACCAAGTCCAACCATATCCTGTCCATCCAGACAGATTCACCAACTACAGGCAGGTTCAGTGTAGAGAGGGTCTGTCTGgacgctgttactgggaggtgaaGAGGACTGGTGTTGTTATTTATACAGCAGTCTCATATAAAGACATCAGCAGAACAGGGAGAGATGGTGCATTTGGATACAATAACAAGTCCTGGAGTTTACTGTGCTCTAGAGGTGGTTATTGGTTCAGACACAATAATGTTGAGACTAAAGTATCAGACCCTCAGTCCTCCAGAGTAGGAGTGTACCTGGATCACAAGGCAGGTACTCTGTCCTTCTACAGTGTCTCTGACACAATGACCCTCCTCCACAGAGTCCAGACCACATTCACTCAGCCCCTCTATCCTGGGTTTGGTCTCTATTATTATAATGGTActgctgagctg gttaaactgtaa
- the LOC112247912 gene encoding tripartite motif-containing protein 16 isoform X1: MAENQELFCCSICLDLLKDPVTTACGHSYCMGCIKESWDQDDLKGVYSCPQCRQTFIPRPVLNRSTVLTEVVEKLKKTGLQAAPPPALCYAGPGDVVCDVCTGTRKQKALMSCLACLASYCETHLQPHYESPAFKKHKLVKATAQLQEKICSHHDKLLEVYCRTDQQCICLLCTMDEHKGHDTVSAAAERTEKQRQLGMSQQKVQQRFQEREKELKELQQAVESLKRSAQSAVEDSDQIFTELIRSIERRSSEVKELIRAQEKAQVSQAEGLLEQLKQEIAELRKRSTELEQLSHTEDHIHFLQSYQSLSLSLQSYQSLSSISVSSDLPSIVVRPLQSFGDVSKTVSELREKLEDFLKGEWTKISTTVNIVDVVLPPEPKTREQLLQYSCQLTLDPNTAQKNLSLSKGNRKVTRTDQVQPYPVHPDRFTNYRQVQCREGLSGRCYWEVKRTGVVIYTAVSYKDISRTGRDGAFGYNNKSWSLLCSRGGYWFRHNNVETKVSDPQSSRVGVYLDHKAGTLSFYSVSDTMTLLHRVQTTFTQPLYPGFGLYYYNGTAELVKL; this comes from the exons ATGGCAGAGAATCAGGAACTGTTCTGTTGCTCCATCTGTCTGGATCTACTGAAGGATCCGGTGACTACTGCCTGTGGACACAGTTACTGTATGGGCTGTATTAAAGAAAGCTGGGATCAGGATGATCTGAAAGGTGTCTACAGCTGTCCACAGTGCAGACAGACCTTTATCCCAAGGCCTGTTCTGAACAGGAGcactgtgctgactgaagtggtGGAGAAACTGAAGAAGACAGGACTCCAGGCTGctccccctcctgctctgtgCTATGCTGGACCTGGAGATGTGGTGTGTGATGTCTGCACTGGGACCAGAAAGCAGAAAGCCCTCATGTCCTGTCTGGCGTGTCTGGCCTCTTACTGTGAGACTCACCTCCAACCTCACTATGAATCTCCTGCTTTCAAGAAGCACAAGCTGGTCAAAGCCACGGCACAACTACAGGAGAAGATCTGCTCTCATCATGACAAACTGCTGGAGGTTTACTGTCGTACCGATCAGCAGTGTATCTGTCTGCTGTGTACAATGGATGAACATAAAGGCCATGATACAGTGTCAGCTGCAGCAGAGAGGACTGAGAAACAG AGGCAGCTGGGGATGAGTCAGCAGAAGGTCCAGCAGAGattccaggagagagagaaggagctgaAGGAGCTCCAACAGGCTGTGGAGTCTCTCAAG cgctCTGCACAGTCagcagtggaggacagtgatcagATCTTTACTGAGCTGATCCGCTCCATTGAGAGAAGGAGCTCTGAGGTGAAGGAGCTGATCAGAGCCCAAGAGAAGGCTCAAGTGAGTCAAGCTGAAGGACTCCTGGAGCAACTGAAGCAGGAGATAGCTGAGCTGAGGAAGAGAAGCACTGAGCTggagcagctctcacacacagaggatcacatccatttcctccag agttatcagtctctctctctctctctccagagttatcagtctctctccagtatcaGTGTATCTTCAGACTTACCCAGCATCGTTGTCCGTCCTCTTCAGTCCTTTGGAGATGTGAGTAAGACTGTgtctgaactgagagagaaactaGAAGACTTCCTTAAAGGAGAATGGACCAAGATCTCCACTACAG tgaaTATAGTGGATGTTGTACTGCCTCCAGAGCCCAAGACCAGAGAACAGTTGTTACAAT attcctgtcagctcacactggacccaaacacagcacagaaaaacctctctctgtctaaagGGAACAGAAAGGTGACACGTACAGACCAAGTCCAACCATATCCTGTCCATCCAGACAGATTCACCAACTACAGGCAGGTTCAGTGTAGAGAGGGTCTGTCTGgacgctgttactgggaggtgaaGAGGACTGGTGTTGTTATTTATACAGCAGTCTCATATAAAGACATCAGCAGAACAGGGAGAGATGGTGCATTTGGATACAATAACAAGTCCTGGAGTTTACTGTGCTCTAGAGGTGGTTATTGGTTCAGACACAATAATGTTGAGACTAAAGTATCAGACCCTCAGTCCTCCAGAGTAGGAGTGTACCTGGATCACAAGGCAGGTACTCTGTCCTTCTACAGTGTCTCTGACACAATGACCCTCCTCCACAGAGTCCAGACCACATTCACTCAGCCCCTCTATCCTGGGTTTGGTCTCTATTATTATAATGGTActgctgagctg gttaaactgtaa
- the LOC112247912 gene encoding tripartite motif-containing protein 16 isoform X3, protein MAENQELFCCSICLDLLKDPVTTACGHSYCMGCIKESWDQDDLKGVYSCPQCRQTFIPRPVLNRSTVLTEVVEKLKKTGLQAAPPPALCYAGPGDVVCDVCTGTRKQKALMSCLACLASYCETHLQPHYESPAFKKHKLVKATAQLQEKICSHHDKLLEVYCRTDQQCICLLCTMDEHKGHDTVSAAAERTEKQRQLGMSQQKVQQRFQEREKELKELQQAVESLKRSAQSAVEDSDQIFTELIRSIERRSSEVKELIRAQEKAQVSQAEGLLEQLKQEIAELRKRSTELEQLSHTEDHIHFLQSYQSLSSISVSSDLPSIVVRPLQSFGDVSKTVSELREKLEDFLKGEWTKISTTVNIVDVVLPPEPKTREQLLQYSCQLTLDPNTAQKNLSLSKGNRKVTRTDQVQPYPVHPDRFTNYRQVQCREGLSGRCYWEVKRTGVVIYTAVSYKDISRTGRDGAFGYNNKSWSLLCSRGGYWFRHNNVETKVSDPQSSRVGVYLDHKAGTLSFYSVSDTMTLLHRVQTTFTQPLYPGFGLYYYNGTAELVKL, encoded by the exons ATGGCAGAGAATCAGGAACTGTTCTGTTGCTCCATCTGTCTGGATCTACTGAAGGATCCGGTGACTACTGCCTGTGGACACAGTTACTGTATGGGCTGTATTAAAGAAAGCTGGGATCAGGATGATCTGAAAGGTGTCTACAGCTGTCCACAGTGCAGACAGACCTTTATCCCAAGGCCTGTTCTGAACAGGAGcactgtgctgactgaagtggtGGAGAAACTGAAGAAGACAGGACTCCAGGCTGctccccctcctgctctgtgCTATGCTGGACCTGGAGATGTGGTGTGTGATGTCTGCACTGGGACCAGAAAGCAGAAAGCCCTCATGTCCTGTCTGGCGTGTCTGGCCTCTTACTGTGAGACTCACCTCCAACCTCACTATGAATCTCCTGCTTTCAAGAAGCACAAGCTGGTCAAAGCCACGGCACAACTACAGGAGAAGATCTGCTCTCATCATGACAAACTGCTGGAGGTTTACTGTCGTACCGATCAGCAGTGTATCTGTCTGCTGTGTACAATGGATGAACATAAAGGCCATGATACAGTGTCAGCTGCAGCAGAGAGGACTGAGAAACAG AGGCAGCTGGGGATGAGTCAGCAGAAGGTCCAGCAGAGattccaggagagagagaaggagctgaAGGAGCTCCAACAGGCTGTGGAGTCTCTCAAG cgctCTGCACAGTCagcagtggaggacagtgatcagATCTTTACTGAGCTGATCCGCTCCATTGAGAGAAGGAGCTCTGAGGTGAAGGAGCTGATCAGAGCCCAAGAGAAGGCTCAAGTGAGTCAAGCTGAAGGACTCCTGGAGCAACTGAAGCAGGAGATAGCTGAGCTGAGGAAGAGAAGCACTGAGCTggagcagctctcacacacagaggatcacatccatttcctccag agttatcagtctctctccagtatcaGTGTATCTTCAGACTTACCCAGCATCGTTGTCCGTCCTCTTCAGTCCTTTGGAGATGTGAGTAAGACTGTgtctgaactgagagagaaactaGAAGACTTCCTTAAAGGAGAATGGACCAAGATCTCCACTACAG tgaaTATAGTGGATGTTGTACTGCCTCCAGAGCCCAAGACCAGAGAACAGTTGTTACAAT attcctgtcagctcacactggacccaaacacagcacagaaaaacctctctctgtctaaagGGAACAGAAAGGTGACACGTACAGACCAAGTCCAACCATATCCTGTCCATCCAGACAGATTCACCAACTACAGGCAGGTTCAGTGTAGAGAGGGTCTGTCTGgacgctgttactgggaggtgaaGAGGACTGGTGTTGTTATTTATACAGCAGTCTCATATAAAGACATCAGCAGAACAGGGAGAGATGGTGCATTTGGATACAATAACAAGTCCTGGAGTTTACTGTGCTCTAGAGGTGGTTATTGGTTCAGACACAATAATGTTGAGACTAAAGTATCAGACCCTCAGTCCTCCAGAGTAGGAGTGTACCTGGATCACAAGGCAGGTACTCTGTCCTTCTACAGTGTCTCTGACACAATGACCCTCCTCCACAGAGTCCAGACCACATTCACTCAGCCCCTCTATCCTGGGTTTGGTCTCTATTATTATAATGGTActgctgagctg gttaaactgtaa